The following proteins are encoded in a genomic region of Corylus avellana chromosome ca4, CavTom2PMs-1.0:
- the LOC132179775 gene encoding transcription factor MYB124 isoform X2, translating into MQDMKKTKQQPVGNEDSKKKERHIVTWTQEEDDILREQIGLHGTENWAIIASKFKDKTTRQCRRRWYTYLNSDFKKGGWSPEEDMLLCEAQKIFGNRWTEIAKVVSGRTDNAVKNRFSTLCKKRAKYEALAKENASSYINPNNKRVLSQNGFNSDGTPEIAAPIKKMRRTYISDLTENYNLRDRAHKPSGTMNQQLRAPFAVLVQNFHNVNDLPAQLQADNAKEVLKNVQNDKIQGTFLKKDDPKITALMQQAELLSSLAVKVNTENTDQSLENAWKVLQDFLSRSKESDILSYRVPDIHDLQLEDIKDLLEDLRSSDEGIQLSWRQPDLYDESPGSSEYSTESTFLVHTASNKTEQAQAEIGSLHQDIRTGSQSIHIGEQKDVGECEKGVIFGATTKQGIFMSCDEQPNDDGVVSASSSTEFGSPLQVTPLFRSLAAGIPSPKFSESERSFLLKTLGMESPSPNPSSNPSQPPTCKRALLHSL; encoded by the exons ATGCAAGACATGAAGAAGACGAAGCAGCAGCCGGTAGGCAACGAAGATTCCAAGAAGAAGGAGCGCCACATTGTTACGTGGACTCAAGAG GAGGATGATATACTCCGCGAGCAAATTGGTCTTCATGGAACCGAGAA TTGGGCGATTATTGCGTCCAAGTTCAAGGATAAGACGACGAGACAGTGCAGAAGAAG GTGGTACACATACTTGAATTCTGATTTCAAGAAAGGGGGGTGGTCGCCGGAGGAAGACATGCTCTTGTGCGAG GCTCAAAAGATATTTGGTAACAGATGGACAGAAATAGCAAAGGTGGTTTCAGGCAG AACGGATAATGCTGTGAAAAACCGTTTCTCCACCCTGTGCAAGAAGAGAGCAAAATATGAAGCCTTAGCAAAAGAGAATGCCAGTTCGTACATCAATCCAAACAACAAAAGGGTTTTATCCCAAAATGGGTTCAATTCAGATGGAACTCCAGAAATTGCAGCACCTATAAAGAAGATGAG GAGGACCTACATCTCTGATCTCACTGAAAATTACAACTTAAGAGACAGAGCACACAAGCCAAGTGGAACGATGAATCAGCAGTTAAGGGCTCCTTTTGCTGTTTTAGTTCAGAACTTCCACAATGTGAATGACTTGCCCGCACAACTTCAAGCCGACAACGCCAAGGAAGTCCTCAAGAATG TTCAGAATGACAAGATTCAGggaacatttctcaaaaaagaTGACCCAAAGATAACTGCTTTGATGCAACAAGCAGAATTGCTCAGTTCACTTGCAGTAAAAGTTAATACAGAGAATACAGACCAGAGTCTTGAAAATGCTTGGAAG GTTCTTCAAGATTTCTTGAGCCGAAGCAAAGAAAGTGATATTCTCAGTTATAGAGTCCCTGATATTCACGATCTTCAACTCGAAGATATCAAGGACTTGTTAGAGGACTTAAGGAGTAGTGACGAGGGAATTCAACTATCATGGAG GCAACCTGATCTATATGATGAGTCTCCTGGCAGCTCTGAATACAGCACAGAGTCAACTTTCCTGGTGCATACAGCTAGTAATAAAACAGAACAAGCACAAGCTGAGATAGGTTCACTGCATCAAGATATCAGAACTGGGTCACAATCAATTCATATTGGAGAGCAAAAGGATGTTGGTGAATGTGAGAAAGGGGTTATTTTTGGTGCAACCACAAAGCAAG GGATATTCATGTCCTGTGATGAACAACCAAATGATGATGGAGTTGTTTCTGCCTCATCAAGTACAGAGTTTGGTTCCCCTCTTCAAGTAACCCCATTGTTCAGATCATTAGCAGCAGGAATCCCCAGCCCAAAATTTTCAGAAAGT GAAAGGAGCTTCCTACTAAAAACACTTGGAATGGAGTCCCCTTCCCCCAACCCAAGTTCTAATCCTTCACAACCACCAACCTGCAAAAGAGCCCTTCTCCACAGTCTATAG
- the LOC132177726 gene encoding UDP-galactose/UDP-glucose transporter 3, which produces MEAHGAGLRRVLVLGFCVAGIWSAYIYQGVLQETLSTKRFGPDGKRFEHLSFLNLAQNVVCLIWSYIMIKLWSSGSSGGAPWWTYWSAGITNTIGPAMGIEALKYISYPAQVLAKSSKMIPVMLMGTLVYGIRYTLPEYLCTFLVAGGVSTFALLKTSSKTISKLAHPNAPLGYGLCSLNLAFDGFTNATQDSITARYPKTSAWDIMLGMNLWGTIYNLIYMFGWPHGIGFEAVQFCKQHPEAAWDIFLYCLCGAVGQNFIFLTISRFGSLANTTITTTRKFVSIVVSSLLSGNPLSPKQWGCVAMVFSGLSYQIYLKWRKLQRSQKKRKPM; this is translated from the exons ATGGAAGCTCACGGCGCCGGACTCCGCCGTGTACTAGTGTTGGGCTTTTGCGTTGCTGGCATTTGGTCTGCCTATATCTATCAAGGTGTTCTTCAGGAAACTCT GTCTACCAAGCGATTCGGTCCAGATGGGAAGAGGTTCGAACACCTTTCATTCCTTAATTTGGCGCAGAATGTAGTATGTTTAATCTGGTCATATATAA TGATAAAGCTTTGGTCCAGTGGTAGTAGTGGCGGTGCTCCTTGGTGGACATACTGGAGTGCTGGCATTACCAACACAATTGGTCCAGCTATGGGAATTGAAGCATTGAAGTACATCAGCTACCCGGCTCag GTCCTGGCAAAATCCTCAAAAATGATTCCAG TAATGCTGATGGGTACTTTAGTTTATGGTATAAGATACACGCTTCCTGAGTATCTTTGTACTTTTCTTGTTGCTGGAGGAGTATCTACATTCGCACTCTTAAAG ACTAGTTCAAAGACTATTAGCAAGCTGGCACATCCGAATGCGCCTCTTGGATATGGACTATGTTCCCTAAACCTGGCATTTGATGGATTTACAAATGCTACTCAGGATTCAATAACTGCAAG GTACCCAAAAACAAGTGCCTGGGATATTATGCTGGGAATGAACTTATGGGGCACCATTTACAACCTAATCTACATGTTTGGCTGGCCACATGGTATCGGATTCGAGGCGGTCCAGTTTTGCAAGCAGCATCCGGAGGCAGCATGGGACATTTTCCTCTATTGTCTTTGTGGGGCAGTGGGCCAGAATTTCATATTCCTTACCATAAGCCGATTTGGCTCCCTTGCTAATaccaccatcaccaccacccGCAAGTTTGTGAGCATCGTGGTTTCTTCACTGCTGAGCGGCAATCCCCTGTCACCAAAGCAATGGGGGTGCGTTGCCATGGTGTTCTCTGGGCTGTCATACCAGATCTACCTCAAGTGGAGGAAGTTGCAGAGATCGCAGAAGAAGAGAAAGCCCATGTGA
- the LOC132176888 gene encoding probable serine/threonine-protein kinase PBL9, producing MVHVREIYGLMFLYLPGHLTLKTDIKSFGVVLLEIFSGYGAIRKHSDGAEGNLVQWAEPYLSNKLDMHSVLDKRLEKDFPMEVVQEFAEIILRCLSSDPKERPTMTEVVADLQRLQQHYEEMGNQKKPRSSICAPCPPSSSENFHRRKGRRIL from the coding sequence ATGGTACATGTGAGAGAAATTTATGGACTGATGTTTCTTTATCTTCCAGGGCATTTGACGCTAAAAACTGATATAAAGAGCTTTGGAGTGGTGCTCCTAGAGATCTTTTCTGGATATGGTGCAATCAGGAAACATTCAGATGGGGCGGAGGGGAATCTTGTACAGTGGGCTGAACCCTATCTTAGCAACAAGCTGGATATGCATAGTGTACTCGACAAGAGACTTGAAAAGGACTTCCCAATGGAAGTTGTTCAAGAATTTGCTGAGATCATCCTCAGATGCCTTAGTTCAGATCCTAAAGAGCGACCAACAATGACTGAAGTTGTAGCTGACTTACAGCGACTACAGCAGCACTACGAGGAAATGGGCAATCAGAAGAAACCCAGATCTTCTATATGTGCCCCATGTCCTCCCTCCTCTAGTGAAAACTTCCATAGAAGAAAGGGACGCCGCATCTTGTAA
- the LOC132179775 gene encoding transcription factor MYB124 isoform X1: MQDMKKTKQQPVGNEDSKKKERHIVTWTQEEDDILREQIGLHGTENWAIIASKFKDKTTRQCRRRWYTYLNSDFKKGGWSPEEDMLLCEAQKIFGNRWTEIAKVVSGRTDNAVKNRFSTLCKKRAKYEALAKENASSYINPNNKRVLSQNGFNSDGTPEIAAPIKKMRRTYISDLTENYNLRDRAHKPSGTMNQQLRAPFAVLVQNFHNVNDLPAQLQADNAKEVLKNAVQNDKIQGTFLKKDDPKITALMQQAELLSSLAVKVNTENTDQSLENAWKVLQDFLSRSKESDILSYRVPDIHDLQLEDIKDLLEDLRSSDEGIQLSWRQPDLYDESPGSSEYSTESTFLVHTASNKTEQAQAEIGSLHQDIRTGSQSIHIGEQKDVGECEKGVIFGATTKQGIFMSCDEQPNDDGVVSASSSTEFGSPLQVTPLFRSLAAGIPSPKFSESERSFLLKTLGMESPSPNPSSNPSQPPTCKRALLHSL, encoded by the exons ATGCAAGACATGAAGAAGACGAAGCAGCAGCCGGTAGGCAACGAAGATTCCAAGAAGAAGGAGCGCCACATTGTTACGTGGACTCAAGAG GAGGATGATATACTCCGCGAGCAAATTGGTCTTCATGGAACCGAGAA TTGGGCGATTATTGCGTCCAAGTTCAAGGATAAGACGACGAGACAGTGCAGAAGAAG GTGGTACACATACTTGAATTCTGATTTCAAGAAAGGGGGGTGGTCGCCGGAGGAAGACATGCTCTTGTGCGAG GCTCAAAAGATATTTGGTAACAGATGGACAGAAATAGCAAAGGTGGTTTCAGGCAG AACGGATAATGCTGTGAAAAACCGTTTCTCCACCCTGTGCAAGAAGAGAGCAAAATATGAAGCCTTAGCAAAAGAGAATGCCAGTTCGTACATCAATCCAAACAACAAAAGGGTTTTATCCCAAAATGGGTTCAATTCAGATGGAACTCCAGAAATTGCAGCACCTATAAAGAAGATGAG GAGGACCTACATCTCTGATCTCACTGAAAATTACAACTTAAGAGACAGAGCACACAAGCCAAGTGGAACGATGAATCAGCAGTTAAGGGCTCCTTTTGCTGTTTTAGTTCAGAACTTCCACAATGTGAATGACTTGCCCGCACAACTTCAAGCCGACAACGCCAAGGAAGTCCTCAAGAATG CAGTTCAGAATGACAAGATTCAGggaacatttctcaaaaaagaTGACCCAAAGATAACTGCTTTGATGCAACAAGCAGAATTGCTCAGTTCACTTGCAGTAAAAGTTAATACAGAGAATACAGACCAGAGTCTTGAAAATGCTTGGAAG GTTCTTCAAGATTTCTTGAGCCGAAGCAAAGAAAGTGATATTCTCAGTTATAGAGTCCCTGATATTCACGATCTTCAACTCGAAGATATCAAGGACTTGTTAGAGGACTTAAGGAGTAGTGACGAGGGAATTCAACTATCATGGAG GCAACCTGATCTATATGATGAGTCTCCTGGCAGCTCTGAATACAGCACAGAGTCAACTTTCCTGGTGCATACAGCTAGTAATAAAACAGAACAAGCACAAGCTGAGATAGGTTCACTGCATCAAGATATCAGAACTGGGTCACAATCAATTCATATTGGAGAGCAAAAGGATGTTGGTGAATGTGAGAAAGGGGTTATTTTTGGTGCAACCACAAAGCAAG GGATATTCATGTCCTGTGATGAACAACCAAATGATGATGGAGTTGTTTCTGCCTCATCAAGTACAGAGTTTGGTTCCCCTCTTCAAGTAACCCCATTGTTCAGATCATTAGCAGCAGGAATCCCCAGCCCAAAATTTTCAGAAAGT GAAAGGAGCTTCCTACTAAAAACACTTGGAATGGAGTCCCCTTCCCCCAACCCAAGTTCTAATCCTTCACAACCACCAACCTGCAAAAGAGCCCTTCTCCACAGTCTATAG
- the LOC132178432 gene encoding probable serine/threonine-protein kinase PBL18 — MSKKSMGKVKDMVYQYFEREFIHFFKHTESRAWMISFVYLGAEKRGKDESHGYPIAPRWPLMGVNRKDELLHAYKLNCFCYRDLKAATRKFSRKNFIGQGGFGDVYKGYINYCTMSAAKPGGPFAVAVKRLRERGAQGHDEWLKMIQSLTGAEESKSRLRRPED, encoded by the exons ATGTCTAAG AAAAGCATGGGAAAAGTGAAAGACATGGTTTACCAGTACTTCGAGAGAGAATTCATTCATTTCTTCAAACACACAGAGAG TCGTGCATGGATGATTTCATTTGTGTATCTTGGTGCAGAAAAGCGTGGTAAAGATGAAAGCCATGGTTACCCAATAGCTCCAAGATGGCCTCTTATGGGAGTGAACAGGAAGGATGAATTGCTTCATGCTTACAAGCTCAATTGCTTTTGCTATAGGGACCTAAAAGCTGCCACCCGAAAATTCAGTCGTAAGAATTTTATCGGCCAGGGTGGTTTTGGTGATGTTTATAAGGGATATATCAATTACTGTACCATGAGTGCCGCAAAACCTGGTGGTCCTTTTGCTGTCGCGGTCAAGAGGctaagagaaagaggagcacaAGGCCACGACGAATGGCTg AAGATGATACAGAGCTTAACTGGAGCAGAAGAATCAAAATCGCGGTTGAGGCGGCCAGAGGATTAG
- the LOC132176886 gene encoding probable serine/threonine-protein kinase PBL3 isoform X2 has translation MKAFSFSELKNATRNFRPDSLLGEGGFGYVFKGWIDEHTFSAAKPGSGMVVAVKKLKPEGFQGHKEWLTEVNYLGQLHHPNLVKLIGYCLEGENRLLVYEFMPKGSLENHLFRRGPQPLSWAIRIKVAIGAARGLSFLHEAKSQVIYRDFKASNILLDAEFNAKLSDFGLAKAGPTGDRTHVSTQVMGTHGYAAPEYVATGRLTAKSDVYSFGVVLLELLSGRRAVDKTKVVIEQNLVDWAKPYLGDKRKLFRIMDTKLEGQYPQKGAYTAATLALQCLCTEAKVRPRMAEVLETLERLDTPKNASRPSQSELHTVTPIRKSPMRQHHSPRTLTPGASPLPSHRQSPRVR, from the exons ATGAAAGCCTTCTCATTCAGTGAGCTAAAGAATGCCACCAGAAATTTCCGCCCTGACAGTCTTCTTGGTGAGGGAGGATTTGGTTATGTTTTCAAAGGATGGATTGATGAACACACGTTTTCAGCTGCAAAGCCTGGAAGCGGAATGGTTGTTGCTGTTAAAAAGCTTAAACCTGAGGGTTTCCAAGGCCACAAGGAGTGGTTG ACTGAAGTTAATTATCTTGGACAACTTCATCATCCAAATCTGGTTAAGCTAATTGGGTACTGTCTGGAGGGCGAGAACAGGCTTTTGGTCTATGAGTTCATGCCTAAAGGGAGCTTAGAGAATCATCTATTTAGAA GAGGGCCACAACCACTTTCCTGGGCAATAAGGATCAAAGTGGCAATAGGTGCTGCTAGAGGGCTCTCTTTTCTTCATGAGGCCAAATCACAAGTCATATATCGCGATTTCAAGGCTTCTAATATCCTATTAGATGCG GAGTTCAATGCTAAGCTTTCTGATTTTGGTTTGGCTAAGGCGGGTCCTACTGGTGATAGGACTCATGTCTCTACTCAAGTCATGGGTACTCATGGCTATGCTGCACCTGAATATGTTGCTACAG GTCGATTGACTGCAAAAAGTGATGTATACAGCTTTGGGGTTGTATTGCTTGAACTATTGTCGGGACGACGTGCGGTTGATAAGACAAAAGTTGTTATTGAGCAGAATCTGGTAGACTGGGCAAAACCATATTTGGGTGACAAACGGAAACTGTTCCGGATTATGGACACCAAGTTGGAAGGCCAGTACCCCCAGAAGGGAGCCTATACGGCTGCCACCCTTGCTTTACAGTGCCTATGCACTGAAGCTAAAGTCAGGCCTCGAATGGCAGAGGTATTAGAAACACTGGAACGGCTTGATACCCCTAAAAACGCCAGCAGGCCCTCCCAATCAGAGCTGCATACAGTTACGCCCATCCGGAAATCCCCAATGCGTCAACACCATTCTCCTCGAACTTTAACACCTGGTGCATCTCCATTGCCATCCCACCGGCAATCTCCTCGAGTACGTTAG
- the LOC132176886 gene encoding probable serine/threonine-protein kinase PBL3 isoform X1 encodes MGNCLDSSAKVDTATSGSGVSKTSSKTSRSSAPSSLTIPSFSEKSNASSLPTPRSEGEILSSPNMKAFSFSELKNATRNFRPDSLLGEGGFGYVFKGWIDEHTFSAAKPGSGMVVAVKKLKPEGFQGHKEWLTEVNYLGQLHHPNLVKLIGYCLEGENRLLVYEFMPKGSLENHLFRRGPQPLSWAIRIKVAIGAARGLSFLHEAKSQVIYRDFKASNILLDAEFNAKLSDFGLAKAGPTGDRTHVSTQVMGTHGYAAPEYVATGRLTAKSDVYSFGVVLLELLSGRRAVDKTKVVIEQNLVDWAKPYLGDKRKLFRIMDTKLEGQYPQKGAYTAATLALQCLCTEAKVRPRMAEVLETLERLDTPKNASRPSQSELHTVTPIRKSPMRQHHSPRTLTPGASPLPSHRQSPRVR; translated from the exons ATGGGAAACTGCTTAGATTCTTCAGCTAAAGTGGATACGGCCACTTCTG GATCAGGAGTCTCGAAAACTTCCAGCAAAACAAGCCGTTCATCAGCTCCTTCTAGCCTGACCATTCCATCTTTCAGTGAAAAGAGCAATGCTTCAAGTCTTCCTACTCCAAGGTCAGAAGGTGAAATCTTGTCCTCCCCAAATATGAAAGCCTTCTCATTCAGTGAGCTAAAGAATGCCACCAGAAATTTCCGCCCTGACAGTCTTCTTGGTGAGGGAGGATTTGGTTATGTTTTCAAAGGATGGATTGATGAACACACGTTTTCAGCTGCAAAGCCTGGAAGCGGAATGGTTGTTGCTGTTAAAAAGCTTAAACCTGAGGGTTTCCAAGGCCACAAGGAGTGGTTG ACTGAAGTTAATTATCTTGGACAACTTCATCATCCAAATCTGGTTAAGCTAATTGGGTACTGTCTGGAGGGCGAGAACAGGCTTTTGGTCTATGAGTTCATGCCTAAAGGGAGCTTAGAGAATCATCTATTTAGAA GAGGGCCACAACCACTTTCCTGGGCAATAAGGATCAAAGTGGCAATAGGTGCTGCTAGAGGGCTCTCTTTTCTTCATGAGGCCAAATCACAAGTCATATATCGCGATTTCAAGGCTTCTAATATCCTATTAGATGCG GAGTTCAATGCTAAGCTTTCTGATTTTGGTTTGGCTAAGGCGGGTCCTACTGGTGATAGGACTCATGTCTCTACTCAAGTCATGGGTACTCATGGCTATGCTGCACCTGAATATGTTGCTACAG GTCGATTGACTGCAAAAAGTGATGTATACAGCTTTGGGGTTGTATTGCTTGAACTATTGTCGGGACGACGTGCGGTTGATAAGACAAAAGTTGTTATTGAGCAGAATCTGGTAGACTGGGCAAAACCATATTTGGGTGACAAACGGAAACTGTTCCGGATTATGGACACCAAGTTGGAAGGCCAGTACCCCCAGAAGGGAGCCTATACGGCTGCCACCCTTGCTTTACAGTGCCTATGCACTGAAGCTAAAGTCAGGCCTCGAATGGCAGAGGTATTAGAAACACTGGAACGGCTTGATACCCCTAAAAACGCCAGCAGGCCCTCCCAATCAGAGCTGCATACAGTTACGCCCATCCGGAAATCCCCAATGCGTCAACACCATTCTCCTCGAACTTTAACACCTGGTGCATCTCCATTGCCATCCCACCGGCAATCTCCTCGAGTACGTTAG